Proteins encoded together in one bacterium window:
- a CDS encoding zinc-binding dehydrogenase, producing MKASVLHEAGGPTALRFETVADPTPGPGEVVVRLDAAALNHRDLFITKGQYAGLRFPIILGADGTGKMAQLGSGVTGFKTGDAVVINPTLEWGDDPRAQGPRFRILGLPDNGTFAELVKVPAANVLPRPAHLSVEEAAAIPLAGMTAYRALVTRGRVQRGETVLVLGIGGGVATCALLIAKQVGARVLVTSSSDAKLERARALGADGGFNYQTADWVKAAREATGGQGPDLIIDGTGGVTFDKALDAARPGGRVVSYGATTGATPELTVRRVFWKQLNILGSTMGSPEDFRGMLAVFGSGSVRPVVDRVFPLEDAAKALEHMDRAAQFGKIVLRIA from the coding sequence GCCTCGACGCCGCCGCCCTCAACCACCGCGACCTGTTCATCACCAAAGGCCAATACGCCGGCCTCCGCTTTCCGATCATTCTCGGGGCGGATGGCACGGGAAAGATGGCGCAGCTCGGCTCGGGCGTGACGGGCTTCAAGACGGGCGACGCGGTCGTCATCAACCCCACGCTCGAGTGGGGAGACGATCCTCGCGCGCAGGGACCTCGGTTCCGGATTCTCGGCCTCCCCGACAACGGGACCTTCGCCGAACTGGTGAAGGTGCCCGCGGCCAACGTCCTCCCGCGCCCCGCGCATCTCTCGGTCGAGGAGGCGGCGGCGATCCCGCTGGCCGGGATGACTGCGTACCGCGCCCTGGTGACGCGCGGACGGGTCCAGCGGGGCGAGACTGTACTCGTGCTGGGGATTGGCGGCGGGGTCGCCACGTGTGCGCTGCTCATCGCGAAGCAGGTGGGGGCGCGGGTGCTGGTCACCTCGAGCAGCGACGCGAAGCTCGAACGGGCGCGGGCGCTGGGCGCGGACGGCGGGTTCAATTACCAGACCGCGGACTGGGTCAAGGCCGCGCGAGAGGCGACCGGCGGGCAGGGGCCCGACCTCATCATCGATGGGACGGGCGGCGTCACGTTCGACAAGGCGCTCGATGCGGCCCGCCCCGGCGGCCGGGTCGTCAGCTACGGCGCGACGACGGGGGCGACACCCGAGCTGACCGTGCGCCGGGTCTTTTGGAAGCAGCTCAACATCTTGGGGTCGACGATGGGGAGTCCTGAAGACTTCCGGGGCATGCTCGCTGTATTCGGTTCTGGATCGGTACGCCCGGTCGTCGACCGAGTGTTCCCGCTGGAGGATGCCGCCAAGGCGCTCGAGCATATGGACCGGGCGGCCCAGTTTGGGAAGATCGTGCTCCGCATCGCGTAA